In Deltaproteobacteria bacterium, the sequence TGGTCGCAGTCGCGCTGGCGTGCGCGTCGTCGAACACCACGTAGGCGTGCTCGACGTCGCGCTGCTCGGCGAAGACCACATCGCTGGGATCAGAGAGCGCGCCGACACCGACCAGCGCCTGCATGACCGCGGGCAAGTCGGGCGCCGCGCGGCGATCGGTCAGCTCGACGTAGAGCGATCCGCAGCCCGGCGGTGCCATCGCCGCCAACGCGTTGCTGAACGAGCCCACGCGGAAGAACGGCAGCTCCGGCGCAGGCACGTAGATCCAGTGCTCCGGCCGCGGCGTCGGCGTGCGGGTCGCGACGTTGAGGTAGCGCCACGCGATCGAGCGCAGCGCGCTGCGGGCCTCGCGGACCTCGCTGGGCACGCCGTCGATGCGATCGATCAAGTCCGGCAGCGGCATGGTCGAGACCAGCTTGCCGTACGCGAGCGAGCGACCATCGCACTCGACCACGCGACGCACCGGATCGATCGCGCCGACCTTCGCACCGACGCGGACGCAGCCCGGTGCGCGCTGCTCGAGCCGGGCGTGCAGTGCGGAGGGCAGCGCGTCGATGCCACCGGCACGGGGATAGAGGAAGCGCGCGTTGTAGCCGAGCCCCTCCTGCGCGAGCCCGATCGCACCGGCGATGATCTGCGCGGGCTCCGGCACGGGGATGTAGCGCGTGACCCAGCCGCTATCGAGCCGATCGGGCGCCACGCCCCACAGCTTGGTGTTGTACGGCACGAAGAAGTGGCGCGCGATGCCGGCCCCGAAGCGATGCTCCGCAAAGCGCTGCAGCGTGGCCCCGGGTGGCAACGGCTCGCGGTCGCGATGGGCTTCGAACAGCCCCACCAGGCACTCGTGCACGATCTCGAGCGGCAGGCCGTAGAGGTTGGCCTGGAACGGGTACGGCAGCATCACGCCGTGGCTGTGCACGCCGGTGCGTCGTTCGATCTCGACGAGATCTCCCAGGGGGAACAGCTGCTCGACCAGCGCGCGTGCCCTCGGATCACGCAGGTGCAGCCAGTGCCCGGTGATGTCGAACGTGAAGCCGTCGCGGCGATCGCTGCTGGCCTTGCCGCCGCTGCGCGACGCCGACTCGAGCACGAAGCTCGGGTGTCGGGAGTGATAGGCGGTCGAGAGCCCGGTGAGGCCCGCACCGAGCACCACCAGCGGCGTCACCGTCGCTGCTGCCGCAGTGCCATGCGCCGGGCCACCCACCGGGTCGCGATCGTCCACTGGCTCCACCCTAC encodes:
- a CDS encoding FAD-dependent oxidoreductase codes for the protein MDDRDPVGGPAHGTAAAATVTPLVVLGAGLTGLSTAYHSRHPSFVLESASRSGGKASSDRRDGFTFDITGHWLHLRDPRARALVEQLFPLGDLVEIERRTGVHSHGVMLPYPFQANLYGLPLEIVHECLVGLFEAHRDREPLPPGATLQRFAEHRFGAGIARHFFVPYNTKLWGVAPDRLDSGWVTRYIPVPEPAQIIAGAIGLAQEGLGYNARFLYPRAGGIDALPSALHARLEQRAPGCVRVGAKVGAIDPVRRVVECDGRSLAYGKLVSTMPLPDLIDRIDGVPSEVREARSALRSIAWRYLNVATRTPTPRPEHWIYVPAPELPFFRVGSFSNALAAMAPPGCGSLYVELTDRRAAPDLPAVMQALVGVGALSDPSDVVFAEQRDVEHAYVVFDDAHASATATIHAWLARYDIRSCGRYGAWVYSSMEDALLDGMEAAAWANT